Proteins co-encoded in one Hymenobacter swuensis DY53 genomic window:
- a CDS encoding VOC family protein, whose protein sequence is MNELQNETPNQPSTATPKVNGIGGIFFFSDNPQETRKWYANNLGLEVNDWGSTFESRNVERPEEVNSLQWSPFQKGSDYFAPSAKEFMINYRVQNIEGLVDKLKANGVTVLDDIASYDYGKFVHIMDADGNKIELWEPAS, encoded by the coding sequence ATGAACGAGCTACAAAACGAAACCCCGAACCAACCATCCACTGCTACCCCCAAGGTGAATGGCATCGGCGGCATATTCTTTTTCTCTGACAATCCGCAGGAGACGAGAAAGTGGTACGCCAACAATCTGGGGCTGGAAGTCAATGACTGGGGCTCGACGTTTGAATCCAGAAACGTGGAGCGGCCCGAGGAAGTAAACTCGCTTCAGTGGAGCCCCTTTCAGAAAGGCAGCGACTATTTTGCGCCTTCGGCCAAGGAGTTTATGATTAACTACCGGGTGCAGAATATTGAAGGCTTGGTGGATAAGCTCAAAGCCAATGGCGTCACGGTTCTGGATGATATTGCGAGCTACGACTACGGTAAGTTCGTGCACATCATGGATGCTGATGGCAACAAGATTGAGCTATGGGAGCCTGCGAGCTAG
- a CDS encoding alpha/beta fold hydrolase, translated as MDIVRRHRVSSYGHGTRPIVFSHGFGTDQHAWQYVAPAFAARHQVVLFDLVGAGDSDAAAYDFTRYRTLDGYVDDLLTLLRTLQLPKVVYVGHSVSGMIGVLAAIREPELFERLVLLAASPCYVNDGDYSGGFDATDLEELLGFLDRDFRAWSNTMVPHLVGGDMRPELVDEVLAIFSRVDPAVARQFARATFLSDYRSCLPHLRVPSLIVQCADDSIVPAYVGKYLHDHLAGSTLNILNTTGHYPHLNAPVATIAAVERYLAQA; from the coding sequence ATGGATATAGTTCGTCGTCATCGTGTTTCGTCCTATGGGCACGGCACGCGCCCCATCGTCTTTTCTCACGGCTTCGGCACCGATCAGCACGCCTGGCAATACGTAGCCCCCGCCTTTGCGGCCCGCCATCAGGTAGTTCTGTTCGATTTGGTGGGCGCAGGAGACTCCGATGCTGCCGCCTACGATTTCACCCGCTACCGGACCCTGGATGGCTACGTCGATGATCTGCTGACGCTGCTGCGCACGTTGCAGCTACCAAAGGTGGTATACGTGGGCCATTCCGTCAGCGGGATGATTGGGGTGCTGGCCGCCATCCGGGAGCCGGAGCTGTTCGAGCGGCTGGTGCTGCTGGCCGCTTCCCCGTGCTACGTCAACGACGGCGACTATTCGGGGGGATTCGACGCTACCGACCTGGAGGAGTTGCTGGGTTTCCTGGACCGCGACTTCCGGGCGTGGTCGAATACGATGGTTCCGCACTTAGTGGGCGGCGACATGCGACCGGAGCTGGTGGATGAGGTGCTGGCCATCTTTTCCCGCGTCGATCCGGCCGTGGCCCGGCAGTTTGCCCGCGCCACTTTCTTGTCCGACTACCGGAGCTGCCTGCCTCACCTGCGGGTACCCTCCCTCATAGTACAGTGCGCCGATGATTCCATTGTTCCCGCATACGTGGGCAAGTATCTGCACGACCACCTCGCGGGCAGTACGCTGAACATTCTGAATACCACTGGGCACTATCCACACCTGAATGCTCCGGTGGCTACCATTGCTGCCGTGGAGCGGTATCTGGCGCAGGCCTGA
- a CDS encoding glycoside hydrolase family 2 TIM barrel-domain containing protein → MRISVLLPLLALSTALYAQTKPIKVEVKQAGGRYELLRGGQPYFIEGAGGGQFPERIKAYGGNSIRTWGTNGADKVLADANRNGLTVMLGLDVARERHGFNYDDPAAVAAQLQKVRAEVLRYKDNPAVLFWGIGNELNLEYKNPKVWDAVEQIARMIHEVDPNHPTSTVLAGLNQPEVDYIKSRCPSVDILSINTYAGLAAIPQQVRTMGWTGPYVVAEWGPTGHWESPVTPWKASVEETSSQKAAVYQSRYEASVAKDTTQCLGTYVFLWGQKQERTPTWYGIFTEDGKESEVVDVMQYLWSGKWPANRAPHLVLFTLDGKQATGNVYLQPGKTYPVQATVTDPDKDPLTYRYELLPESTDLKSGGDQESRPAAVSGRLPANAKGQTTLTTPAREGAYRLFIYATDGHDNVATANIPFYVKGR, encoded by the coding sequence ATGAGAATCTCTGTTTTGCTGCCCCTGTTGGCTTTGTCTACTGCGCTTTACGCCCAAACCAAACCCATTAAAGTGGAGGTAAAACAAGCCGGCGGCCGCTACGAGCTGCTGCGCGGCGGACAGCCCTACTTCATCGAGGGCGCAGGCGGCGGGCAGTTTCCGGAGCGCATCAAGGCCTACGGCGGCAACTCTATCCGCACCTGGGGCACCAACGGGGCCGATAAGGTGCTGGCCGACGCCAACCGAAACGGCCTCACCGTGATGCTGGGCCTTGATGTGGCCCGGGAGCGGCACGGCTTCAACTACGACGACCCCGCCGCCGTGGCCGCCCAGTTGCAAAAGGTGCGTGCCGAAGTGCTCAGGTACAAAGACAACCCCGCCGTGCTGTTCTGGGGCATCGGCAACGAGTTGAACCTGGAGTATAAAAACCCCAAAGTGTGGGATGCCGTGGAGCAGATTGCTCGTATGATTCACGAAGTGGACCCCAACCACCCCACCAGCACCGTGCTGGCCGGCCTCAACCAACCGGAAGTCGACTACATCAAGTCCCGCTGCCCCTCGGTGGATATTCTGAGCATCAATACCTATGCCGGGCTGGCAGCCATTCCGCAACAGGTGCGCACCATGGGCTGGACTGGGCCTTATGTGGTGGCCGAATGGGGCCCTACCGGCCACTGGGAAAGTCCCGTGACGCCCTGGAAGGCCTCGGTGGAGGAAACCAGCAGCCAGAAAGCCGCCGTGTACCAGAGCCGCTACGAGGCCTCGGTGGCCAAAGACACCACCCAGTGCCTGGGTACCTACGTGTTTTTGTGGGGCCAGAAGCAGGAGCGCACGCCCACTTGGTACGGCATCTTCACAGAGGATGGCAAGGAGTCGGAAGTGGTGGATGTGATGCAGTACCTCTGGAGCGGCAAATGGCCCGCCAACCGTGCCCCGCATCTGGTTTTGTTCACTCTTGATGGCAAGCAGGCCACCGGCAACGTGTATCTGCAACCCGGCAAAACGTACCCCGTGCAGGCCACCGTCACGGACCCCGACAAAGACCCGCTGACCTACCGCTACGAGCTACTCCCGGAAAGCACCGACCTCAAATCCGGCGGCGACCAGGAAAGCCGCCCTGCCGCCGTTTCGGGCCGGCTGCCGGCCAACGCTAAGGGACAAACCACGCTTACCACTCCTGCCAGGGAAGGGGCCTACCGCCTGTTCATCTACGCCACCGACGGCCACGACAACGTGGCTACGGCCAATATTCCGTTCTACGTGAAGGGGAGATAG
- the sbcD gene encoding exonuclease subunit SbcD: MRVLHTADWHLGQRFIQGNERTEEHRHFLEWLVQTVQEQQVEVLVVAGDIFDSGSPSNQALELYYSFLLNMRQTGCRDIVVVGGNHDSPATLNAPARLLRHLRVHVVGCVPECFEEQVLVLDDVHGKPGLVVCAIPFLRDRDVRLSVPGESAEEREARIKQGIADHYARVAEVEQVWQLKDLGLPVLATGHLYAAGVTPSDSERTIHVGNLGQVTADHFPEIFDYVALGHLHRPQRVGAREHIRYSGSPIALSFSEIDHPKEVLLLDFLAGKLTALRSLPVPAVRRLVRFHGTLEEVTQGLTTYDNTGYSLPAWADVQIHSELTQLEVAEALLKVIGELDRRQLEVLARRHFRLVKLRALGDTNEANEPLTRSLHDFTEREVFEQRLEAEPEESRAELLRTFDELLERL; this comes from the coding sequence ATGCGCGTACTACACACCGCCGACTGGCACCTGGGCCAGCGGTTTATTCAGGGCAATGAGCGCACCGAGGAGCACCGCCATTTCCTGGAGTGGCTGGTACAGACGGTGCAGGAACAACAGGTAGAGGTGCTGGTAGTGGCCGGCGACATTTTCGATAGTGGCTCTCCCTCCAATCAGGCCCTGGAACTTTACTATAGCTTCCTGCTGAATATGCGCCAAACGGGCTGCCGTGACATTGTGGTGGTGGGCGGCAACCACGACTCCCCGGCCACCCTGAATGCCCCGGCCCGGCTCCTGCGCCACCTGCGGGTGCATGTGGTAGGCTGCGTACCCGAGTGCTTCGAGGAACAGGTACTGGTGCTGGATGATGTCCACGGCAAGCCCGGGCTGGTGGTGTGCGCCATTCCGTTTCTGCGCGACCGGGACGTGCGGCTTTCCGTGCCCGGCGAATCGGCGGAGGAGCGGGAGGCGCGCATTAAGCAGGGCATTGCCGACCACTATGCCCGGGTGGCCGAGGTAGAGCAGGTATGGCAGCTCAAGGACCTGGGCCTGCCCGTGCTGGCTACCGGCCACCTCTACGCCGCCGGCGTCACCCCTTCTGATTCGGAGCGTACCATTCACGTGGGTAACCTGGGCCAGGTGACGGCCGACCATTTTCCGGAAATCTTCGATTACGTGGCCCTAGGCCATTTACACCGGCCCCAGCGTGTGGGCGCCCGGGAGCATATCCGCTACAGCGGCTCGCCCATTGCGCTGTCGTTTTCAGAAATCGACCACCCGAAGGAAGTGCTGCTGCTGGATTTCCTGGCTGGCAAGCTCACGGCCCTACGCAGCCTGCCGGTACCGGCAGTGCGCCGGCTGGTGCGGTTTCATGGCACCCTGGAAGAGGTTACCCAGGGCCTGACTACGTACGACAATACCGGCTACTCCCTACCTGCCTGGGCCGATGTGCAGATTCACTCCGAGCTTACCCAGCTGGAAGTGGCTGAAGCGCTGCTCAAAGTCATCGGGGAGCTGGACCGCCGTCAGCTGGAAGTGCTGGCCCGGCGCCACTTTCGCCTCGTGAAGCTCCGCGCCCTCGGTGACACCAATGAAGCTAACGAGCCCCTCACCCGCAGCCTCCACGATTTCACGGAGCGCGAAGTATTTGAGCAGCGCCTAGAAGCCGAGCCCGAGGAAAGCCGCGCCGAGCTGCTGCGCACTTTCGACGAGCTGCTGGAACGACTGTAG